From Sulfitobacter albidus, a single genomic window includes:
- the bchO gene encoding alpha/beta fold hydrolase BchO, with amino-acid sequence MDWTRHKHDWPHAVHSRFVHSKPHHWHVQEMGDGPLMLLLHGAGGATQSFRHLMPLLAAQYRVIAIDLPGQGFTRLGAQNRCGLVPMAQDIAALCAQEGWHPRTILGHSAGGAIALELIDHLPAPAPRIIGLNAALAGFSGLAGVLFPLMAKGLALMPGVAAFFTAQNANPKSVQRLIAGTGSTLPPEDQRHYRALVGDRGHVNATLQMMAQWDLDPLLKRLPDSGAQGLLITAAKDRAVPPATSARVAERVPGLDHQALPDLGHLAHEEAPERIAQIILDA; translated from the coding sequence GTGGACTGGACCCGTCACAAGCACGACTGGCCCCACGCCGTTCACTCGCGGTTTGTGCACAGCAAACCGCACCACTGGCATGTGCAGGAAATGGGCGACGGCCCCCTGATGCTGCTGCTGCACGGCGCGGGCGGCGCCACGCAAAGCTTTCGCCACCTGATGCCCCTGCTGGCCGCGCAGTACCGTGTCATTGCGATTGACCTGCCCGGTCAGGGCTTCACCCGGCTTGGCGCGCAAAACCGCTGCGGGCTGGTGCCCATGGCGCAGGACATCGCCGCCCTTTGCGCGCAGGAGGGCTGGCATCCCCGCACGATCCTCGGCCATTCCGCAGGTGGCGCCATAGCGCTGGAATTGATCGACCATCTGCCCGCCCCTGCCCCGCGCATCATCGGCCTGAACGCGGCGCTTGCCGGGTTTTCCGGCCTTGCCGGCGTGCTTTTCCCGCTGATGGCCAAAGGGCTGGCCCTGATGCCCGGCGTCGCCGCCTTTTTCACCGCGCAAAACGCCAATCCCAAATCGGTGCAGCGGCTGATCGCAGGCACCGGATCGACCCTGCCGCCCGAGGATCAGCGCCACTACCGCGCGCTGGTCGGCGATCGCGGCCACGTCAACGCGACACTGCAAATGATGGCGCAATGGGATCTCGACCCGCTGCTGAAACGGCTGCCCGACAGCGGCGCGCAGGGGCTGCTGATCACAGCGGCCAAGGATCGCGCCGTACCACCCGCCACTTCCGCCCGCGTGGCCGAACGCGTTCCGGGGCTGGATCACCAGGCCCTGCCCGACCTCGGTCATCTCGCACACGAAGAAGCGCCCGAGCGGATCGCGCAGATCATCCTCGACGCCTAG
- a CDS encoding magnesium chelatase subunit D has translation MTPLARAHTALALLRLDPGLGGLHLRARPCPARDAVVGTLTATRLHPGMGPDALDGGLDVTATLGAGTLTRTRGLLDTPGTLILPMAERASGYLAARLASALDAGSGHTLIALDEGIDDETLPATLADRLAFGVDLSQVTLAEIAPFDTASASLPLDAVTLPENLAETLVALCVRLGIESLRAASFALRATRAHAALNQRQMATDDDISAAAALTLAHRATQLPSDEAPEPDAPDETPDQEPQNRTEIPDEMLLDAVKAALPPDLLAQLAGHAQRGATGSGAGQPKTGNRRGRPLAARQNGDTNARVDLIATLRAAVPWQTLRRAQTPGKTGPHIRAGDLRRKRYQDHSDRLLIFAVDASGSAAMARMGEAKGAIELLLAEAYARRDHVALIAFRGTGAETLLEPTRSLVQTKRKLAALPGGGATPLAAGLQEAHQLALAARRRGLSPTVIALTDGRANMTLDGTPDRARAAQEAQRAGLALRAAGIDTMVIDTGRRPERALATLAAQMGGHYLALPRADARRLSDAVTATLEP, from the coding sequence ATGACCCCGCTCGCGCGTGCCCATACGGCGCTCGCGCTGCTGCGGCTCGATCCGGGTCTGGGCGGTCTGCATCTGCGCGCCCGCCCCTGCCCCGCCCGCGACGCGGTCGTCGGCACCCTGACCGCCACACGCCTGCACCCCGGCATGGGGCCGGACGCGCTCGACGGCGGGCTCGACGTGACCGCGACGCTGGGCGCGGGGACGCTCACGCGCACGCGCGGGCTGTTGGACACCCCCGGCACGCTCATCTTGCCGATGGCCGAACGGGCGTCGGGCTACCTCGCAGCCCGGCTCGCTTCGGCGCTGGACGCGGGCAGCGGCCACACGCTCATCGCGCTGGACGAGGGGATCGACGACGAAACCCTGCCCGCCACGCTGGCCGACCGCCTCGCCTTTGGCGTGGATCTGTCGCAGGTCACGCTGGCCGAGATCGCGCCCTTTGATACCGCCAGCGCATCCCTCCCGCTTGACGCTGTCACTCTGCCGGAGAATCTGGCCGAAACGCTGGTGGCGCTCTGCGTGCGGCTCGGCATCGAGAGCCTGCGCGCGGCGAGCTTTGCCCTGCGCGCCACCCGCGCCCACGCCGCCCTGAACCAACGACAAATGGCAACCGACGACGACATCTCCGCCGCCGCAGCCCTCACCCTCGCCCACCGCGCCACGCAGCTTCCCTCTGACGAGGCGCCCGAACCCGACGCACCCGATGAGACCCCCGATCAGGAGCCGCAAAACCGCACGGAAATCCCAGATGAGATGCTGCTCGACGCGGTCAAGGCCGCCCTGCCCCCCGATCTGCTGGCCCAGCTGGCAGGCCACGCGCAGCGCGGCGCCACCGGCAGCGGCGCGGGCCAGCCCAAGACCGGCAATCGCCGGGGCCGCCCCCTGGCCGCGCGGCAAAACGGCGACACGAACGCCCGCGTTGATCTGATCGCCACCCTGCGCGCCGCCGTGCCGTGGCAAACACTGCGCCGCGCGCAAACGCCGGGCAAGACAGGCCCGCACATCCGCGCGGGTGATCTGCGGCGCAAACGCTATCAGGATCATTCTGACCGGCTGCTGATCTTTGCCGTGGATGCTTCCGGCTCCGCCGCGATGGCCCGCATGGGCGAGGCGAAAGGCGCGATCGAGCTTCTGCTGGCCGAGGCCTACGCCCGACGCGATCACGTCGCCCTTATCGCCTTTCGCGGCACCGGCGCCGAGACCCTGCTGGAGCCGACCCGCAGCCTCGTGCAAACCAAACGCAAGCTTGCCGCCCTGCCCGGCGGCGGCGCCACCCCCCTTGCCGCCGGCCTGCAAGAAGCGCATCAACTCGCCCTCGCCGCGCGCCGCCGGGGCCTTAGCCCCACGGTGATCGCGCTCACGGACGGGCGCGCGAATATGACCCTCGACGGCACGCCGGACCGCGCGCGCGCGGCGCAGGAGGCACAGCGCGCGGGCCTCGCCCTGCGCGCCGCGGGCATCGACACGATGGTGATCGACACCGGCCGCCGCCCCGAACGCGCGCTGGCCACGCTTGCGGCACAGATGGGCGGCCACTACCTCGCGCTGCCCCGCGCCGACGCGCGCCGCCTGTCGGACGCCGTGACCGCCACGTTAGAGCCCTAG
- the bchI gene encoding magnesium chelatase ATPase subunit I, whose product MKHPFPFSAIVGQDAMKRAMILTAIDPSIGGVLVFGDRGTGKSTAVRALAALLPPIKALKGCPVNAATAADSPGWAGVSGTTLHTIPTPVVDLPLGVSEDRVTGALDIEKALTKGEKAFQPGLLAQANRGYLYIDEVNLLEDHIVDLLLDVAQSGENVVEREGLSIRHPARFVLVGSGNPEEGELRPQLLDRFGLSVDVASPTDIAQRVEVIKRRDAYEREHESFMLRWRAEDGLLRDRIVAARTALDALETTEQSLIDVAELCVALGSDGLRGELTLLKAARAHAAFEGATALGRSHIRDTASLALRHRMRRDPLDEAGSDTRVARIVEDVLGA is encoded by the coding sequence ATGAAACATCCCTTCCCCTTTTCCGCCATCGTGGGGCAAGACGCGATGAAACGCGCGATGATCCTCACAGCGATTGATCCCTCCATCGGCGGGGTGCTGGTGTTTGGCGACCGGGGCACCGGCAAATCTACCGCCGTGCGCGCGCTGGCCGCCCTGCTGCCGCCGATCAAGGCGCTCAAGGGCTGCCCCGTTAACGCCGCCACCGCCGCAGACAGCCCCGGCTGGGCGGGCGTCAGCGGCACCACGCTGCACACCATCCCCACGCCGGTCGTCGATCTGCCGCTGGGCGTGTCAGAGGACCGCGTGACCGGCGCGCTCGACATCGAAAAGGCCCTGACCAAGGGCGAAAAGGCCTTTCAGCCCGGCCTTCTGGCGCAGGCCAACCGTGGCTATCTCTACATAGACGAGGTCAACCTGCTGGAGGATCACATCGTCGATCTGCTGCTCGACGTAGCGCAATCGGGCGAGAACGTCGTCGAGCGCGAAGGCCTGTCGATCCGCCATCCCGCGCGCTTTGTGCTGGTCGGCTCCGGCAACCCGGAGGAGGGCGAACTGCGCCCGCAGCTGCTCGACCGCTTTGGCCTGTCGGTCGATGTCGCCTCCCCCACGGATATCGCCCAACGGGTCGAGGTCATCAAACGCCGCGACGCCTACGAGCGGGAGCACGAATCCTTCATGCTGCGCTGGCGCGCCGAGGATGGCCTGCTGCGTGACCGGATCGTGGCCGCGCGCACGGCGCTCGACGCGCTTGAGACCACGGAACAAAGCCTGATCGACGTGGCCGAACTCTGCGTCGCACTTGGCTCGGACGGGCTGCGCGGGGAGCTGACGTTGCTCAAGGCCGCCCGCGCCCATGCCGCGTTTGAGGGCGCCACTGCACTCGGCCGCAGCCACATCCGCGACACCGCATCGCTCGCCCTGCGCCACCGCATGCGCCGCGACCCACTGGACGAGGCCGGGTCGGACACCCGCGTCGCCCGCATCGTCGAAGACGTGCTGGGCGCATGA
- the crtA gene encoding spheroidene monooxygenase, with protein sequence MQQVVSLSFYRFGSLSARLWAFAQMGLARRGMARTPGIGFWKLCGTGTGEGFTPGPNWSVYAILATWPDEATARAATASGVFARYRARAIEDWTVMLRATDARGHWSGETPFQTTDRIADGPIAALTRATIKPGIARKFWGRVPNISARIGQDPAVMFKIGIGEVPLLHQVTFSIWPDVAAMNAFARTGPHAEAIRAVRDHGWFAEELYARFILLSDHGSWEGRSPLTAKEPA encoded by the coding sequence ATGCAACAGGTGGTCAGCCTCAGCTTTTACCGCTTCGGCAGCCTTTCCGCGCGCCTTTGGGCGTTCGCGCAGATGGGGCTGGCGCGGCGCGGCATGGCGCGCACGCCGGGCATCGGGTTCTGGAAACTCTGCGGCACCGGCACGGGCGAGGGGTTCACCCCCGGCCCCAACTGGTCGGTCTACGCCATCCTCGCCACCTGGCCCGATGAGGCGACGGCCCGCGCCGCGACCGCTTCGGGCGTGTTCGCCCGCTACCGCGCCCGCGCGATAGAGGATTGGACCGTGATGCTGCGCGCCACCGACGCGCGCGGGCATTGGTCGGGCGAGACCCCGTTCCAGACCACCGACCGCATCGCCGACGGCCCCATCGCCGCGCTGACCCGCGCCACGATCAAACCGGGCATCGCGCGCAAATTCTGGGGCCGCGTGCCCAACATCTCGGCCCGCATCGGCCAGGACCCCGCCGTGATGTTCAAGATCGGCATCGGCGAAGTGCCCCTGCTGCATCAGGTCACGTTTTCCATCTGGCCCGACGTGGCCGCGATGAATGCCTTTGCCCGCACCGGCCCGCACGCCGAGGCCATTCGCGCCGTGCGCGATCACGGCTGGTTTGCCGAAGAACTCTACGCCCGTTTTATCCTCCTGTCAGATCATGGCAGCTGGGAGGGCCGCTCCCCCCTGACCGCCAAGGAACCCGCATGA